Proteins found in one Quercus robur chromosome 2, dhQueRobu3.1, whole genome shotgun sequence genomic segment:
- the LOC126715927 gene encoding protein EI24 homolog isoform X1, with amino-acid sequence MEAMKPLMKLCIAKLKQGTLLWLEGFKEACYLHRVVILCLRSRKLLIRTGQCFLLNGFIFLGSMIVLNSVVIPMLFWILPDQCSQISTQVPCSFGGILKLYSVLRLGLIQLFYVFWFYPLYMFSLILSSLWYNDIAKFGFAAMGRSGSSVVEPSSPSETLTAQSTAHTERLAGLGGVMVGIGEQVFSVILLSFFFLEVFATGFIPYVGKAINFLLLSWMYAYYCFEYKWNFSEVALDKRLDYFESNWAFFAGFGSPCVLAIFFVSPLVSYGVMAVLFPLFVLAATCSGAEQDISFPRRKWRGVGLGRLPIFYAADSLSLRVLSLLPLKPQDKTQEIKAH; translated from the exons ATGGAAGCCATGAAACCGTTAATGAAGCTTTGTATCGCAAAACTAAAGCAAGGGACGCTGCTATGGCTCGAAGGTTTCAAAGAAGCATGTTATCTTCATCGCGTCGTCATTCTCTGCCTCAg GTCGAGAAAGCTTTTGATCAGAACAGGGCAATGTTTTCTACTGaatggttttattttcttaggaaG CATGATCGTCCTAAATTCTGTGGTCATCCCAATGCTCTTCTGGATATTACCTGATCAGTGCTCACAGATTAGTACTCAAGTACCATGTTCTTTTGGCggcattttaaaattgtattcTGTCTTGCGGCTTGGACTGATACAACTCTTTTAT GTCTTTTGGTTCTACCCATTATACATGTTCAGCTTAATTCTAAGCAGTCTCTG GTACAATGACATTGCCAAGTTTGGTTTTGCCGCAATGGGGAGATCTGGGTCCTCTGTAGTGGAACCGTCAAGCCCAAGCGAGACATTGACTGCACAAAGTACAGCTCATACGGAAAGACTAGCTGGCCTGGGCGG TGTCATGGTTGGGATAGGAGAGCAGGTGTTTTCAGTTAttcttttgagttttttctTCCTGGAG GTTTTTGCCACAGGATTTATACCTTATGTAGGGAAAGCGATCAATTTCCTACTCCTGTCCTGGATGTATGCCTACTACTGTTTTGA ATACAAATGGAATTTTTCTGAAGTGGCTTTGGACAAAAGACTGGACTACTTTGAATCCAACTGGGCATTTTTTGCGGGTTTTG GAAGCCCCTGTGTTCTGGCTATTTTCTTCGTCTCACCTCTTGTGAGCTATGGGGTTATGGCTGTACTCTTTCCGCTG TTTGTTCTGGCTGCAACTTGCTCAGGCGCTGAGCAGGATATTTCTTTTCCAAGAAGAAAATGGAGAGGTGTTGGATTGGGAAGGCTTCCAATATTTTACGCAGCTGACAGTTTGTC GCTGCGGGTGTTGTCTCTCTTGCCTTTGAAACCCCAAGACAAAACTCAAGAAATTAAGGCACATTAA
- the LOC126715926 gene encoding uncharacterized protein LOC126715926, giving the protein MAQATKEPCKKEACDIQACLTKNNFLPQKCLKVIELLQSCCEKCEYKSTHCASVSGLLKQKPK; this is encoded by the exons atggcaCAGGCAACCAAAGAGCCTTGCAAGAAAGAAGCTTGCGACATCCAAGCTTGTCTCACCAAGAACAACTTCCTCCCTCAAAA GTGCCTTAAAGTCATTGAATTGCTGCAGTCCTGTTGCGAGAAATGTGAATACAAATCAACACATTGTGCTTCTGTCTCTGGACTTTTGAAGCAGAAGCCCAAGTAA
- the LOC126715927 gene encoding protein EI24 homolog isoform X3, which yields MEAMKPLMKLCIAKLKQGTLLWLEGFKEACYLHRVVILCLRSRKLLIRTGQCFLLNGFIFLGSMIVLNSVVIPMLFWILPDQCSQISTQVPCSFGGILKLYSVLRLGLIQLFYVFWFYPLYMFSLILSSLWYNDIAKFGFAAMGRSGSSVVEPSSPSETLTAQSTAHTERLAGLGGVMVGIGEQVFSVILLSFFFLEVFATGFIPYVGKAINFLLLSWMYAYYCFEYKWNFSEVALDKRLDYFESNWAFFAGFGSPCVLAIFFVSPLVSYGVMAVLFPLFVLAATCSGAEQDISFPRRKWRGVGLGRLPIFYAADSLS from the exons ATGGAAGCCATGAAACCGTTAATGAAGCTTTGTATCGCAAAACTAAAGCAAGGGACGCTGCTATGGCTCGAAGGTTTCAAAGAAGCATGTTATCTTCATCGCGTCGTCATTCTCTGCCTCAg GTCGAGAAAGCTTTTGATCAGAACAGGGCAATGTTTTCTACTGaatggttttattttcttaggaaG CATGATCGTCCTAAATTCTGTGGTCATCCCAATGCTCTTCTGGATATTACCTGATCAGTGCTCACAGATTAGTACTCAAGTACCATGTTCTTTTGGCggcattttaaaattgtattcTGTCTTGCGGCTTGGACTGATACAACTCTTTTAT GTCTTTTGGTTCTACCCATTATACATGTTCAGCTTAATTCTAAGCAGTCTCTG GTACAATGACATTGCCAAGTTTGGTTTTGCCGCAATGGGGAGATCTGGGTCCTCTGTAGTGGAACCGTCAAGCCCAAGCGAGACATTGACTGCACAAAGTACAGCTCATACGGAAAGACTAGCTGGCCTGGGCGG TGTCATGGTTGGGATAGGAGAGCAGGTGTTTTCAGTTAttcttttgagttttttctTCCTGGAG GTTTTTGCCACAGGATTTATACCTTATGTAGGGAAAGCGATCAATTTCCTACTCCTGTCCTGGATGTATGCCTACTACTGTTTTGA ATACAAATGGAATTTTTCTGAAGTGGCTTTGGACAAAAGACTGGACTACTTTGAATCCAACTGGGCATTTTTTGCGGGTTTTG GAAGCCCCTGTGTTCTGGCTATTTTCTTCGTCTCACCTCTTGTGAGCTATGGGGTTATGGCTGTACTCTTTCCGCTG TTTGTTCTGGCTGCAACTTGCTCAGGCGCTGAGCAGGATATTTCTTTTCCAAGAAGAAAATGGAGAGGTGTTGGATTGGGAAGGCTTCCAATATTTTACGCAGCTGACAGTTTGTCGTAA
- the LOC126715927 gene encoding protein EI24 homolog isoform X2 has protein sequence MEAMKPLMKLCIAKLKQGTLLWLEGFKEACYLHRVVILCLRSRKLLIRTGQCFLLNGFIFLGSMIVLNSVVIPMLFWILPDQCSQISTQVPCSFGGILKLYSVLRLGLIQLFYVFWFYPLYMFSLILSSLWYNDIAKFGFAAMGRSGSSVVEPSSPSETLTAQSTAHTERLAGLGGVMVGIGEQVFSVILLSFFFLEVFATGFIPYVGKAINFLLLSWIYKWNFSEVALDKRLDYFESNWAFFAGFGSPCVLAIFFVSPLVSYGVMAVLFPLFVLAATCSGAEQDISFPRRKWRGVGLGRLPIFYAADSLSLRVLSLLPLKPQDKTQEIKAH, from the exons ATGGAAGCCATGAAACCGTTAATGAAGCTTTGTATCGCAAAACTAAAGCAAGGGACGCTGCTATGGCTCGAAGGTTTCAAAGAAGCATGTTATCTTCATCGCGTCGTCATTCTCTGCCTCAg GTCGAGAAAGCTTTTGATCAGAACAGGGCAATGTTTTCTACTGaatggttttattttcttaggaaG CATGATCGTCCTAAATTCTGTGGTCATCCCAATGCTCTTCTGGATATTACCTGATCAGTGCTCACAGATTAGTACTCAAGTACCATGTTCTTTTGGCggcattttaaaattgtattcTGTCTTGCGGCTTGGACTGATACAACTCTTTTAT GTCTTTTGGTTCTACCCATTATACATGTTCAGCTTAATTCTAAGCAGTCTCTG GTACAATGACATTGCCAAGTTTGGTTTTGCCGCAATGGGGAGATCTGGGTCCTCTGTAGTGGAACCGTCAAGCCCAAGCGAGACATTGACTGCACAAAGTACAGCTCATACGGAAAGACTAGCTGGCCTGGGCGG TGTCATGGTTGGGATAGGAGAGCAGGTGTTTTCAGTTAttcttttgagttttttctTCCTGGAG GTTTTTGCCACAGGATTTATACCTTATGTAGGGAAAGCGATCAATTTCCTACTCCTGTCCTGGAT ATACAAATGGAATTTTTCTGAAGTGGCTTTGGACAAAAGACTGGACTACTTTGAATCCAACTGGGCATTTTTTGCGGGTTTTG GAAGCCCCTGTGTTCTGGCTATTTTCTTCGTCTCACCTCTTGTGAGCTATGGGGTTATGGCTGTACTCTTTCCGCTG TTTGTTCTGGCTGCAACTTGCTCAGGCGCTGAGCAGGATATTTCTTTTCCAAGAAGAAAATGGAGAGGTGTTGGATTGGGAAGGCTTCCAATATTTTACGCAGCTGACAGTTTGTC GCTGCGGGTGTTGTCTCTCTTGCCTTTGAAACCCCAAGACAAAACTCAAGAAATTAAGGCACATTAA